From one Bacteroides intestinalis DSM 17393 genomic stretch:
- a CDS encoding chromate transporter: MNIYFEAFGLFSKIGLFTIGGGYAMVPLIEEEIVDKRKWIAKDDFIDLLAISQSTPGILAVNISIFIGYKLRGIRGSIVTTLGTILPSFFIILAIALFFHNFKDNVIVERIFKGIRPAVVALIAAPTFSMAKSAKVNRYNIWIPVVSALVIWLLNFSPIWVIIIAGVGGYLYGQLRRPKVES; this comes from the coding sequence ATGAATATTTACTTCGAGGCATTCGGCCTCTTTTCTAAGATAGGACTCTTTACTATAGGAGGCGGCTATGCTATGGTGCCATTGATAGAAGAAGAGATTGTAGATAAACGGAAATGGATTGCCAAAGACGATTTCATTGACTTACTTGCTATTTCCCAATCAACCCCCGGCATTCTTGCAGTCAACATTTCTATTTTCATCGGATATAAGCTAAGGGGAATTCGCGGAAGTATAGTTACCACTTTAGGTACTATATTACCGTCATTCTTCATAATTCTTGCCATTGCGTTATTCTTCCATAACTTCAAAGACAATGTCATTGTTGAACGTATCTTTAAAGGTATTCGTCCGGCAGTGGTTGCATTGATCGCCGCTCCTACATTCAGTATGGCAAAATCAGCCAAGGTAAACCGATACAATATCTGGATACCCGTCGTGTCAGCATTGGTCATCTGGTTACTGAACTTCTCCCCTATTTGGGTAATTATCATTGCCGGTGTGGGAGGATACTTGTACGGACAATTGCGTCGTCCGAAAGTTGAAAGTTGA
- a CDS encoding hybrid sensor histidine kinase/response regulator transcription factor — MRKLVLFFVFTYFSALCIAQTYKYLGVEDGLSNRRVYAIQKGPKGYMWFLTHNGIDRYDGKNFKQYRLIDSEIEVNSMLNLSWLYVGTDGTLWEIGKKGRVFRYDAKHDRFQLVYKLPDEVVKGNPTPVSYGFIDSNNIVWLCNEEALYLYDVDTGKTSVIKNHIGESITDIEQIDSEHYFIGTDVGIHHAELKDNVLNLSPCHWLDNLKMQVNELYFHKESRKLFIGTFQKGLYLYDMNIHQAIKLNAGLEDVSITRIKAFNDKEILIATDGAGVYKMNVDSYKCDPYIVADYNSYNAMNGNSIYDLYVDGDRIWMANYPIGITVRNNQYASYQWIKHSIGNRQSLVNDQVNAIIEDHEGDLWFATNNGISLYSTQTKQWYSFLSVFDNGNVTKNHVFISLCEVSPGIIWAGGYSSGIYQINKKQMKAEFFTPSTFSDSDIRPDKYIRSIMKDSAGNIWSGGYYNLKQIDISRKNIRAYPGLNGITDIIEKDEKHMWIGTATGLYLLDKESGEFQYISMPIESFYINALYQSDNGLLYIGTSNSGLLIYDYENKSFEHFHKDNCPLISNNIYTILSDEDQSILLSTENSLTSYYPSEKVFHNWTKEQGLKSDHFNSASGVLRKNGNFILGSTDGAIEFHKDMMIPRNYKFQMIFSDLRVFYQTVYPGDEGSPLEVDIDETKVLKLKYNQNIFSLRISSINYDYPSLILYSWKLEGFYDGWSRPEKDCLIRFTNLNPGKYTLRVRAISSEDRRIVLEERDMDIMIEQPIWLSIWALLLYALVIAAIVTITLRVIILRKQRKTSDEKIRFFINTAHDIRTPLTLIKAPLEELSEKEDLTPGGRSNMNTAIRNVNALLRLTTNLINFERADTYSSALYVSEYELSTYMEEMINAFRAYADVKRVSLTYESNFRYMNVWLDKDKMDSILKNLISNALKYTPEGGSVHIFTAETEDNWSVEVKDTGIGIPASEQKKLFRMHFRGSNAINSKVTGSGIGLLLVWKLVRLHKGKINFSSTEGKGSCIKVIFPKKEKYYRKAVHSPKPGSEKVVYAESGVPKNISLSTVYDTARQRQQQNDDLPKILIVEDNDELREYLRNTLSDDYTIQVCSDGKQALDIVKEYMPNMIISDIMMPEMRGDELCHKLKNDIETSHIPIILLTALNNDRNIIEGLKTGADEYIVKPFNIGILRATIANILTNRSLLRHKYANLELNDEESDTACINCSTDIDWKFISTVKKSVEDNMDNSSFTVDVLCNLLNMSRTSFYNKIKALTDQAPADYIRLIRLKRAAQLLKEQQHSITEVAEMTGFSDAKYFREVFKKHFNVSPSQYAKQKEEDNNGKMI, encoded by the coding sequence ATGAGAAAACTCGTCCTTTTCTTTGTATTCACATATTTTTCTGCCCTATGCATCGCCCAAACATATAAATATCTCGGCGTAGAAGATGGCTTAAGTAACCGTAGGGTATACGCCATCCAGAAAGGGCCAAAAGGTTATATGTGGTTTCTTACGCATAATGGCATCGACCGCTATGACGGAAAAAACTTCAAGCAATACCGGCTTATAGACAGTGAAATAGAGGTCAATTCTATGTTAAATCTGAGTTGGCTCTATGTTGGCACGGATGGAACACTTTGGGAAATAGGTAAGAAAGGAAGAGTATTCCGCTATGATGCCAAACATGACCGCTTCCAGTTAGTATACAAATTACCGGATGAAGTGGTAAAAGGAAATCCGACTCCTGTAAGTTACGGCTTTATCGACAGTAATAACATTGTATGGCTCTGCAATGAAGAAGCGCTATACCTCTATGATGTCGACACCGGCAAAACCAGCGTTATCAAAAATCATATTGGTGAAAGTATCACGGATATCGAACAGATTGATTCTGAACATTACTTCATCGGTACGGATGTCGGTATACATCATGCCGAATTAAAAGACAACGTTCTCAATCTTTCTCCTTGTCATTGGCTGGATAACCTGAAAATGCAAGTCAACGAACTATATTTTCATAAAGAAAGTCGTAAACTCTTTATCGGTACCTTCCAAAAAGGTCTTTATTTGTACGACATGAACATCCATCAAGCTATCAAGCTCAATGCCGGTTTGGAAGATGTCAGTATTACCCGTATAAAAGCTTTCAACGATAAGGAAATATTGATAGCCACTGATGGTGCAGGCGTATATAAAATGAATGTGGATAGCTACAAGTGCGATCCTTACATTGTAGCGGACTATAACAGTTATAACGCCATGAACGGCAACAGTATCTATGATCTCTATGTTGATGGTGACCGTATCTGGATGGCTAATTATCCTATCGGCATCACGGTACGCAATAATCAATACGCCAGTTATCAATGGATTAAACATTCTATTGGCAATAGGCAATCACTTGTTAATGATCAGGTAAATGCGATCATTGAAGATCACGAGGGTGACTTATGGTTCGCTACCAACAACGGTATCAGCCTGTACTCCACTCAAACCAAGCAATGGTACTCGTTCCTCAGCGTATTCGATAATGGGAATGTTACTAAGAATCATGTTTTTATTTCTTTATGTGAGGTTTCACCGGGTATTATTTGGGCAGGCGGATACAGTTCAGGCATTTATCAAATCAACAAAAAACAAATGAAAGCGGAATTCTTCACTCCTTCTACATTTAGTGACAGTGATATCCGCCCAGACAAATATATACGTTCTATTATGAAAGATTCTGCCGGCAACATCTGGTCCGGCGGCTATTACAATCTAAAACAAATTGATATTTCACGTAAGAACATACGTGCATATCCGGGACTGAACGGCATTACGGACATTATAGAAAAGGACGAGAAACATATGTGGATAGGTACTGCCACAGGTCTGTATTTATTAGATAAAGAGAGCGGTGAATTTCAATATATATCAATGCCGATAGAATCTTTTTATATCAATGCACTTTACCAATCGGACAACGGTTTGCTATATATAGGAACCAGTAATTCTGGACTACTCATTTATGATTATGAGAACAAATCGTTCGAGCACTTTCATAAAGATAATTGCCCTTTGATTTCCAACAATATATATACGATTCTTTCAGATGAAGACCAAAGTATTCTGTTGAGTACCGAAAACAGTCTGACAAGTTACTATCCAAGTGAAAAAGTATTCCATAACTGGACTAAGGAGCAAGGATTGAAAAGTGACCATTTCAATTCTGCATCAGGTGTATTGCGGAAGAATGGAAACTTCATTCTCGGAAGTACGGACGGAGCTATAGAATTTCATAAAGACATGATGATTCCACGAAATTACAAATTTCAAATGATATTCAGCGATTTACGTGTATTCTATCAGACCGTTTACCCTGGTGACGAAGGCTCACCGCTGGAGGTTGACATAGATGAAACCAAAGTATTGAAACTAAAATATAATCAGAATATATTCTCTTTGCGAATATCTTCCATTAACTATGATTACCCGTCTCTGATTTTGTATTCCTGGAAATTGGAAGGCTTTTATGACGGATGGAGCCGTCCTGAAAAAGACTGTTTGATCCGATTCACTAACCTAAATCCCGGAAAGTATACACTACGGGTACGTGCCATTTCCAGTGAAGACAGGCGAATCGTTCTTGAAGAACGTGACATGGATATTATGATAGAACAACCAATATGGCTCAGCATCTGGGCTTTATTACTTTATGCTCTTGTTATTGCAGCAATTGTTACTATAACTTTACGTGTCATCATCTTACGTAAACAACGAAAAACTTCGGATGAAAAGATACGCTTCTTTATCAATACAGCGCACGATATCCGTACTCCGTTAACATTGATCAAAGCTCCTTTGGAAGAACTCAGCGAAAAGGAAGATCTGACACCAGGCGGACGTAGTAATATGAATACTGCCATACGAAATGTGAATGCCCTGCTGCGTCTTACGACTAACCTAATCAACTTTGAACGTGCAGATACTTATTCCAGTGCTTTGTATGTATCAGAATACGAACTGAGTACATATATGGAAGAAATGATCAATGCTTTCCGGGCTTATGCAGATGTCAAACGTGTCAGCCTGACATACGAAAGCAACTTCCGCTATATGAATGTCTGGCTCGACAAAGATAAAATGGACTCTATTCTGAAGAATTTGATTTCCAATGCTTTGAAATATACACCGGAAGGTGGTAGCGTACATATTTTTACAGCTGAAACTGAAGATAACTGGAGCGTTGAAGTAAAGGATACGGGTATCGGCATTCCGGCTTCCGAACAAAAAAAGCTCTTCAGAATGCATTTTCGGGGTAGTAATGCCATAAACTCAAAGGTTACAGGCAGTGGTATCGGCCTGCTATTAGTATGGAAGCTCGTCCGTCTGCATAAAGGTAAAATTAACTTCAGCAGTACGGAGGGTAAAGGTTCCTGCATTAAGGTTATATTCCCGAAAAAAGAAAAATATTATCGCAAAGCCGTTCACAGTCCGAAACCGGGAAGTGAGAAAGTGGTTTATGCAGAATCAGGTGTACCTAAGAATATTTCTTTAAGTACGGTTTACGATACTGCCAGACAGAGACAACAACAGAACGACGATCTCCCTAAAATCTTAATCGTAGAGGATAATGACGAACTGAGAGAGTATTTGCGCAATACACTGTCGGATGATTATACCATACAAGTATGCAGTGACGGTAAGCAGGCACTTGACATCGTTAAAGAATACATGCCTAATATGATCATTTCGGATATCATGATGCCCGAAATGCGTGGAGATGAATTGTGTCACAAGTTGAAGAATGATATTGAAACATCACATATCCCTATCATATTACTTACAGCACTGAATAATGATAGAAATATCATTGAAGGATTGAAGACAGGAGCAGACGAATACATCGTGAAACCATTTAATATTGGAATTCTTCGTGCTACGATAGCTAATATCCTTACTAACCGTTCCTTATTACGCCATAAATATGCCAATCTGGAACTGAACGATGAAGAGAGTGACACAGCTTGCATCAACTGTTCCACCGATATTGACTGGAAATTTATTTCTACTGTCAAGAAGAGTGTGGAAGACAATATGGATAATAGTTCCTTTACAGTTGACGTACTCTGTAACTTACTGAATATGAGTCGCACCAGCTTTTATAACAAAATAAAAGCTCTGACTGACCAAGCCCCGGCAGATTATATCCGACTGATACGCCTGAAACGTGCCGCCCAGTTACTGAAAGAGCAACAACACAGTATAACTGAGGTTGCCGAAATGACGGGATTTAGTGATGCAAAGTACTTCCGTGAAGTATTTAAAAAGCATTTTAACGTCAGCCCAAGCCAATATGCGAAACAGAAAGAAGAAGATAATAATGGTAAGATGATATAA
- the purL gene encoding phosphoribosylformylglycinamidine synthase, translating into MILFFKTPSKSVIAVECDHALTQAESDKLCWLFGEATPESEDNLKGHFVGPRREMITPWSTNAVEITQNMGLNGITRIEEYFPVKDENTDRDPMLQRMYKGLDQDVFTTNRKPEPIVHIEDLEAYNEKEGLALSKEEMDYLKKVEQDLGRKLTDSEVFGFAQINSEHCRHKIFGGTFIIDGVEQESSLFQMIKKTTQENPNKIISAYKDNVAFAEGPVVEQFAPADHSKPDFFQVKDIQSVISLKAETHNFPTTVEPFNGASTGTGGEIRDRMGGGKGSWPIAGTAVYMTSYPRTDEGRPWEEILPVRQWLYQTPEQILIKASNGASDFGNKFGQPLICGSVLTFEHKENDEVYGYDKVIMLAGGVGYGTKRDCLKGAPEAGNKVVVIGGDNYRIGLGGGSVSSVDTGRYSSGIELNAVQRANAEMQKRAYNVVRALCEEETNPVVSIHDHGSAGHVNCLSELVEECGGLIDMSKLPVGDQTLSAKEIIANESQERMGLLIEEEAIEHVRKVAERERAPMYVVGETTGDHRFAFQQADGVRPFDLAVEQMFGSSPKTYMIDKTVERHYEMPKYEQSKLHEYLTNVLQLEAVACKDWLTNKVDRSVTGKIARQQCQGELQLPLSDCGVVALDYRGEKGIATSLGHAPQAALADPAAGSVLSVSEALTNLVWAPMAEGMDSISLSANWMWPCRSQEGEDARLYTAVKALSDFCCALQINVPTGKDSLSMTQKYPDGSKVIAPGTVIVSAGGEVSDVKKVVSPVLVNNEKTTIYHIDFSFDTLKLGGSAFAQSLGKVGDEVPTVQDAEYFRDAFLAVQELVNKGLILAGHDISAGGLITTLLEMCFANVEGGMEINLDKMKEHDLVKILFSENPGIVIQVSDKHKEEVKQILEDAGVGYVKIGKPTDERHILVSKDDATYQFGIDYMRDVWYSTSYLLDRKQSMNGCAKKRFENYKMQPMEFAFMPDFKGKLSQYGIDPDRRTPTGIRAAIIREKGTNGEREMAYSLYLAGFDVKDVTMTDLISGRETLEDVNMIVYCGGFSNSDVLGSAKGWAGAFLFNPKAKEALDKYYAREDTLSLGVCNGCQLMMELNLINPEHKKNGKMLHNESHKFESRFLGLTIPTNRSVMFGSLSGSKLGIWVAHGEGKFSLPYDEDKYNVVAKYSYDEYPANPNGSDYSIAAIASSDGRHLAIMPHLERSIFPWQNGCYPADRLHSDQITPWMEAFVNARKWVEEKTK; encoded by the coding sequence ATGATTCTTTTTTTCAAGACCCCATCCAAGAGCGTGATAGCCGTAGAATGTGACCACGCACTCACCCAGGCAGAAAGCGACAAACTCTGCTGGCTTTTTGGAGAAGCCACCCCCGAAAGTGAAGACAACCTGAAAGGACATTTCGTTGGTCCGCGCCGCGAAATGATTACTCCTTGGAGTACGAATGCCGTAGAAATCACCCAGAACATGGGATTGAATGGCATTACCCGTATTGAAGAGTATTTCCCCGTAAAGGACGAAAACACCGACCGTGACCCGATGCTGCAACGCATGTACAAAGGTTTAGATCAGGATGTATTCACCACAAACCGTAAGCCGGAACCGATCGTCCATATCGAAGACCTGGAAGCTTACAATGAGAAAGAAGGTCTGGCACTCTCTAAAGAAGAGATGGACTACCTTAAGAAAGTAGAGCAAGACCTCGGACGTAAGTTGACAGACTCCGAAGTGTTTGGTTTCGCTCAAATCAACTCCGAGCACTGCCGTCACAAAATCTTCGGTGGAACGTTCATCATCGACGGTGTGGAACAAGAGTCTTCCCTCTTCCAGATGATTAAAAAGACCACTCAGGAAAATCCGAATAAGATTATTTCAGCCTACAAAGACAACGTAGCTTTTGCAGAAGGTCCGGTAGTTGAGCAGTTTGCTCCGGCAGATCACTCCAAGCCTGATTTCTTCCAGGTGAAAGATATACAGAGTGTTATCTCACTGAAAGCTGAAACACATAACTTCCCTACCACTGTGGAACCGTTCAACGGTGCTTCTACTGGTACAGGTGGTGAGATCCGTGACCGTATGGGCGGTGGTAAAGGTTCCTGGCCGATTGCCGGAACTGCTGTCTATATGACTTCTTATCCCCGCACGGACGAAGGACGTCCTTGGGAAGAAATATTGCCGGTACGCCAATGGCTGTACCAGACTCCGGAACAGATTCTGATCAAGGCATCCAATGGTGCCAGCGACTTCGGTAATAAGTTTGGCCAACCATTGATTTGCGGTTCGGTACTTACTTTTGAACATAAAGAGAACGACGAAGTTTATGGTTACGATAAAGTAATCATGCTCGCCGGTGGTGTAGGTTACGGTACAAAACGTGACTGCTTGAAGGGTGCTCCCGAAGCCGGAAACAAAGTCGTCGTGATCGGTGGTGACAATTATCGTATCGGTTTGGGAGGCGGCTCCGTATCTTCAGTAGATACCGGACGTTACAGCAGTGGTATTGAACTGAACGCCGTACAACGTGCCAACGCCGAAATGCAGAAACGTGCCTACAACGTAGTACGTGCCCTCTGCGAAGAAGAAACTAACCCGGTGGTGTCCATCCACGACCACGGTTCGGCAGGACACGTGAACTGTCTCTCCGAATTGGTGGAAGAATGTGGTGGTTTGATCGACATGAGCAAGTTACCCGTAGGTGACCAAACTTTGTCAGCTAAAGAAATCATCGCCAACGAAAGCCAGGAGCGCATGGGATTGCTGATTGAAGAAGAAGCCATCGAGCATGTACGTAAAGTAGCTGAACGCGAACGTGCTCCGATGTATGTGGTAGGTGAAACTACCGGCGACCATCGTTTTGCCTTCCAACAAGCTGACGGTGTACGTCCGTTCGACCTTGCCGTGGAACAGATGTTCGGTTCGTCTCCCAAGACTTACATGATAGACAAAACCGTAGAGCGTCACTACGAAATGCCAAAATACGAACAGTCCAAGTTGCATGAATACCTGACGAATGTATTGCAATTGGAAGCCGTTGCCTGCAAAGACTGGTTGACTAACAAAGTAGACCGTTCCGTAACAGGTAAGATTGCCCGCCAGCAATGCCAAGGCGAATTGCAGTTACCGCTGAGTGACTGCGGTGTGGTTGCCCTCGACTATCGTGGCGAAAAAGGTATCGCTACCTCATTGGGACATGCGCCACAAGCTGCATTGGCAGATCCGGCAGCCGGTTCGGTACTTTCTGTAAGCGAAGCGTTGACCAACCTTGTATGGGCTCCTATGGCTGAAGGAATGGACAGCATTTCCCTCTCTGCCAACTGGATGTGGCCTTGCCGCTCACAAGAGGGTGAAGATGCACGCCTCTACACCGCTGTAAAGGCATTAAGTGATTTCTGCTGTGCACTGCAAATCAACGTGCCTACCGGAAAAGACTCTCTCTCCATGACTCAGAAATATCCCGACGGTAGCAAGGTGATTGCTCCGGGAACCGTTATTGTTTCGGCAGGCGGTGAAGTATCCGACGTGAAGAAAGTTGTTTCTCCTGTACTGGTAAACAACGAAAAGACAACCATTTATCATATTGATTTCAGTTTCGATACATTGAAACTGGGTGGTTCGGCTTTTGCACAGTCATTGGGCAAAGTAGGTGACGAAGTACCTACCGTACAAGATGCCGAATATTTCCGCGATGCTTTCCTTGCTGTTCAGGAGTTGGTAAACAAAGGATTGATTCTTGCCGGACATGATATTTCTGCCGGAGGTTTGATTACAACTCTGCTTGAAATGTGTTTTGCTAATGTAGAAGGTGGTATGGAGATCAACCTCGACAAAATGAAAGAACACGATCTTGTGAAAATTTTGTTTTCCGAGAATCCGGGTATCGTGATCCAGGTAAGCGACAAGCACAAAGAAGAGGTTAAACAGATATTGGAAGATGCCGGTGTGGGTTATGTGAAAATCGGTAAGCCGACTGACGAACGCCACATCCTCGTATCCAAAGATGATGCTACTTACCAGTTCGGTATCGATTATATGCGTGATGTATGGTATTCTACTTCTTACCTACTCGACCGCAAACAATCTATGAACGGCTGCGCTAAAAAACGCTTCGAAAACTATAAGATGCAGCCTATGGAATTCGCTTTCATGCCTGATTTCAAAGGTAAACTCTCTCAATACGGTATTGATCCGGACCGTCGTACCCCGACAGGTATCCGTGCAGCAATTATCCGCGAGAAGGGTACGAATGGCGAACGCGAAATGGCCTACTCACTGTATCTGGCAGGATTCGATGTGAAAGACGTTACAATGACCGACCTTATCAGCGGACGCGAGACACTGGAAGATGTGAACATGATTGTTTACTGCGGTGGTTTCTCCAACTCCGACGTACTGGGTTCTGCCAAAGGTTGGGCAGGTGCTTTCCTCTTCAACCCGAAAGCTAAAGAAGCTCTCGACAAATATTACGCTCGTGAAGATACACTTTCACTGGGTGTTTGTAATGGCTGTCAGTTGATGATGGAACTGAACCTCATTAACCCGGAACACAAGAAGAATGGCAAGATGCTTCACAACGAATCTCATAAATTCGAATCCAGATTCCTGGGACTTACTATTCCTACAAACCGCAGTGTAATGTTCGGTTCGCTAAGCGGAAGCAAACTCGGTATCTGGGTAGCCCATGGAGAAGGTAAATTCTCTTTGCCTTACGATGAAGATAAATACAACGTAGTGGCTAAATATAGTTATGATGAATATCCTGCCAATCCGAATGGTTCGGACTACTCCATTGCTGCAATAGCAAGTTCCGACGGACGTCATTTGGCTATCATGCCTCACTTGGAGCGTTCCATATTCCCATGGCAGAACGGTTGTTATCCTGCCGACCGCCTGCACAGTGATCAAATTACTCCATGGATGGAAGCCTTCGTCAATGCACGTAAATGGGTAGAAGAAAAGACAAAGTAG
- a CDS encoding LruC domain-containing protein has translation MKTAHQLRNLLFITLLALASCMNNDVYNPDSKPDNEPDNGNVTDLTIPSDFLWSTTAQVAVHVTIGNNTPHTYTISIYPQGADEESLPVAIGTASFNYPYNKEITLPASDTIVAVTQTLHYTDGSQMTLECNVPIVNKKATLHLGESGNTVSSTRSPNITTRSDDDLEDWNKAKELTTDITEINKGEEYKVSTGNMVNLNDNINIMEGGKIYIAGTLNISAKNAFQNHKDAKFIILSKEQSKGEAAGILQCFGDFTVKNEFEIENYGTMTVNGTLAIENGGEIDNYGCLHAEKIELDGNGKDDSLLEIKERGYVFSKTMWMQKATLEMEKNSLLEIEETLELKNDCEIEGDDDGKWAVVKLTDATVINEHNGKTPQIKNKVFIVCDHNNGEKPKNIYLEDGAQWGNTKAAANAGVKTTGSDCAPAYKPEEGGTPEEPGNDKEYTLGQYTYAFEDLWPNFGDYDMNDIVLVTKVTLKATANYVTQATLKCKLAAIGASKRISAGVQLDELTAGDISSIQYDTSNNFTENMFKTNANGTEQGQTLAVIPLFDHAHAFAGYNGTPIVGTYKDAEFNPKEFTVTIHFKENSVEESKLALNKLNFFITCNATQGKRMEIHQINGKATDLFDTSAIGGVVASPNTPFRAKGNFCWVMIIPGEFSFPLEGNNLRQSFENFELWIANPDYDWYNHPFPDKVKQ, from the coding sequence ATGAAAACAGCTCATCAATTAAGGAATCTCTTATTCATTACACTACTTGCACTTGCCAGTTGTATGAACAATGATGTATACAATCCTGACAGCAAACCAGACAATGAACCTGACAATGGAAATGTCACCGATCTTACTATTCCCTCAGATTTTCTATGGTCAACCACTGCCCAAGTTGCCGTTCACGTAACTATCGGCAATAATACGCCCCACACTTATACTATCTCCATCTACCCACAAGGAGCAGACGAGGAGAGTTTGCCTGTAGCCATTGGCACAGCCAGTTTCAACTACCCATATAACAAAGAAATCACACTACCTGCCAGCGATACGATAGTGGCCGTAACCCAAACATTACACTATACAGACGGTAGCCAAATGACATTGGAATGCAATGTCCCTATAGTCAACAAGAAAGCAACATTACATCTGGGAGAGTCCGGCAACACAGTCTCGTCCACCCGTTCTCCCAACATAACCACACGTAGTGATGATGACCTGGAAGATTGGAATAAAGCAAAAGAGTTAACAACTGACATCACAGAGATAAATAAGGGCGAAGAATACAAAGTTTCTACCGGGAACATGGTTAACTTGAATGATAACATCAACATTATGGAAGGCGGTAAAATTTATATTGCAGGAACATTAAACATTTCAGCAAAGAACGCATTTCAGAACCATAAAGATGCCAAATTTATCATCTTAAGCAAGGAACAGTCCAAAGGAGAAGCAGCGGGGATTCTTCAATGCTTTGGCGACTTCACTGTTAAGAATGAATTTGAAATAGAGAATTACGGTACAATGACAGTAAACGGAACACTCGCCATTGAAAATGGTGGTGAAATAGATAACTATGGATGCCTTCACGCCGAAAAAATAGAATTGGATGGTAACGGAAAGGATGACTCATTACTTGAAATAAAAGAAAGGGGATACGTTTTCTCCAAAACAATGTGGATGCAAAAAGCCACTTTAGAAATGGAAAAGAACTCTCTTTTAGAAATTGAGGAAACTTTAGAGTTAAAAAACGACTGTGAAATAGAGGGAGATGATGATGGCAAATGGGCGGTAGTCAAACTAACGGATGCAACAGTAATAAACGAACACAACGGTAAAACCCCACAAATTAAAAATAAAGTATTCATCGTATGCGACCACAACAATGGGGAAAAGCCGAAAAACATTTATTTGGAAGACGGTGCCCAATGGGGGAATACGAAAGCTGCTGCCAACGCAGGGGTGAAAACAACAGGCTCCGATTGTGCTCCCGCCTACAAACCGGAGGAAGGGGGTACCCCGGAAGAACCCGGTAATGATAAAGAATATACTTTAGGGCAGTATACCTACGCCTTTGAAGATCTGTGGCCCAACTTTGGCGATTACGACATGAATGATATTGTACTGGTTACCAAAGTTACACTAAAAGCTACAGCTAACTACGTAACCCAAGCCACACTGAAGTGTAAACTTGCCGCCATCGGAGCAAGCAAACGCATTTCCGCAGGAGTACAGTTGGACGAACTCACTGCCGGCGATATTAGCAGTATTCAATATGATACAAGTAATAACTTCACAGAAAATATGTTCAAAACCAATGCCAACGGCACTGAACAAGGACAAACTTTAGCAGTTATACCTCTGTTCGACCATGCGCATGCTTTTGCAGGTTATAACGGCACTCCCATCGTAGGTACCTATAAGGACGCTGAATTCAATCCTAAAGAATTCACCGTAACCATTCATTTCAAAGAGAACAGTGTGGAAGAATCCAAATTGGCTTTAAACAAATTGAACTTCTTCATCACTTGCAATGCAACACAAGGCAAACGTATGGAAATCCACCAGATCAATGGAAAAGCAACCGACTTGTTCGACACATCCGCCATTGGCGGAGTGGTTGCATCCCCCAATACCCCATTCAGGGCAAAGGGTAATTTCTGCTGGGTCATGATAATCCCCGGTGAATTCAGCTTCCCACTAGAGGGCAACAATCTCCGCCAATCTTTTGAGAATTTCGAGCTATGGATTGCCAATCCGGATTACGATTGGTACAACCATCCTTTCCCTGACAAAGTAAAACAATAA
- a CDS encoding LysE family translocator, which translates to MIEIRTIFDILWKGFIIGVVVSAPLGPVGVLCIQRTLNKGRWYGFITGLGASLSDIAYALLTGYGMSFVFDYVNKNIFYLQLFGSIMLLAFGIYTFRSNPVSSIRPVSTNKGSYFHNFITAFAVTLSNPLIIFLFIGLFARFAFVSEGVLVFEAVTGYLAIALGALAWWFGITFFVNKVRTQFNLRGIWILNRIIGGIVIVVSVFGLVFTLMGESLY; encoded by the coding sequence ATGATTGAAATAAGGACCATATTCGATATATTATGGAAGGGCTTTATTATCGGGGTAGTTGTGTCTGCTCCGTTGGGGCCTGTCGGCGTGCTGTGCATTCAGCGTACGTTGAATAAGGGGCGTTGGTATGGTTTCATAACAGGACTGGGAGCCTCGTTGAGTGACATTGCTTACGCTCTGCTGACAGGGTACGGAATGAGTTTCGTATTCGATTACGTCAATAAAAATATCTTTTATTTGCAGTTGTTCGGAAGTATCATGTTGTTAGCTTTCGGTATTTATACGTTCCGTAGTAATCCTGTTTCGTCCATTCGCCCTGTTTCTACTAATAAAGGTTCTTATTTTCATAACTTCATAACGGCATTCGCCGTCACACTATCCAATCCACTTATTATTTTCCTGTTTATCGGACTCTTTGCACGCTTTGCCTTTGTCAGCGAAGGGGTGCTGGTGTTTGAGGCAGTCACCGGATACTTGGCTATTGCATTGGGAGCATTGGCGTGGTGGTTCGGTATTACTTTCTTTGTGAATAAAGTCCGTACACAGTTCAACCTGCGCGGCATCTGGATATTGAACCGTATCATCGGAGGCATTGTCATTGTTGTGTCTGTGTTTGGATTGGTGTTTACGCTGATGGGCGAATCACTTTACTGA